The genomic region GCATGGGAGCAAAAATCGTAAAGTTCGGCCAGGAAGCACGTGACCGGATCCTACGCGGCGTCAATGTCCTCGCCGACGCCGTCACCGTCACCCTCGGACCGAAAGGCCGCAACGTCATCCTGGACAAATCCTTCGGTGCGCCGAACATCACCAAGGACGGCGTGACCGTCGCCAAAGAAATCGAGTTGGAAGACAAGTTTGAGAATATGGGCGCCCAGATGGTCAAGGAAGTCGCCAGCAAGACCTCTGACGTCGCCGGTGACGGCACCACCACAGCCACCGTTCTGGCCCGCTCGATCTATGCCGAAGGCGCCAAGATGGTGGCCGCAGGCCATGACCCGATGAGCCTCAAACGCGGCATCGACAAGGCGGTGGTGGCAATCATCGGTGAGCTCAAGAACCTCTCGAAGCCCACCAAGGACCAAAAAGAGATCGCCCAGGTCGGTACCATCTCTGCCAACAATGACGCCACCATCGGCGACATCATCGCCGAGGCGATGAGCAAGGTCGGCAAGGAAGGCGTGATCACGGTCGAGGAAGCCAAGAGCCTGGAAACCACCCTCGAAGTGGTCGAGGGCATGCAGTTCGACCGCGGCTACATCTCCCCCTACTTCGTGACTGATGCGGACAAGATGGAGGCGGCACTCGAAGACGCGTACCTGCTGATCCACGAAAAGAAGATCAGCAACATGAAGGACCTGCTACCGGTCCTGGAAACCATCGCCCGTACCGGCAAGCCGTTCTTACTGATGGCTGAAGACATCGAGGGCGAGGCACTGGCTACCCTCGTGGTCAACAAGATTCGCGGCACGCTGCACTGCGTGGCAGTCAAGGCGCCCGGTTTTGGTGACCGCCGCAAGGCCATGCTGGAAGACATCGCCATCCTGACCGGCGGCAAGGTCATCGCCGAAGAGCTGGGTATCAAGCTCGAAGGCGTCACCCTCAACGACCTCGGCCGCGCCAAACGCATCGTGGTGGACAAGGATAACACCACTATCGTCGACGGCGCCGGCAAGAAGGGCGACATCGAAGGCCGCATCAAGCAGATCCGGGCGCAGATCGAGGAGACGACCTCGGATTACGACCGCGAGAAACTGCAGGAGCGGTTGGCGAAACTGGTCGGCGGTGTGGCCGTCATTCGCGTCGGCGCAGCCACCGAAGTCGAAATGAAGGAAAAGAAGGCCCGCGTCGAGGACGCCCTGCATGCCACCCGGGCGGCCGTCGAGGAAGGCATCGTGCCGGGCGGCGGCGTCGCCCTCATCCGTTCTCTGTCATGCCTCGAGAAGCTCAGTGTGGCAGACGAAGAACGCGTGGGCGTGAACATCGTCCGTCGTGCACTCGAAGATCCCTGCCGGTGGATTGCCAACAACGCCGGCTGGGAAGGCTCCATTGTTCTCGACAAGATCAAGAACAACAAGGGCTCCTTTGGCTTCAACGCGGCGAG from Candidatus Binatia bacterium harbors:
- the groL gene encoding chaperonin GroEL (60 kDa chaperone family; promotes refolding of misfolded polypeptides especially under stressful conditions; forms two stacked rings of heptamers to form a barrel-shaped 14mer; ends can be capped by GroES; misfolded proteins enter the barrel where they are refolded when GroES binds), with the translated sequence MGAKIVKFGQEARDRILRGVNVLADAVTVTLGPKGRNVILDKSFGAPNITKDGVTVAKEIELEDKFENMGAQMVKEVASKTSDVAGDGTTTATVLARSIYAEGAKMVAAGHDPMSLKRGIDKAVVAIIGELKNLSKPTKDQKEIAQVGTISANNDATIGDIIAEAMSKVGKEGVITVEEAKSLETTLEVVEGMQFDRGYISPYFVTDADKMEAALEDAYLLIHEKKISNMKDLLPVLETIARTGKPFLLMAEDIEGEALATLVVNKIRGTLHCVAVKAPGFGDRRKAMLEDIAILTGGKVIAEELGIKLEGVTLNDLGRAKRIVVDKDNTTIVDGAGKKGDIEGRIKQIRAQIEETTSDYDREKLQERLAKLVGGVAVIRVGAATEVEMKEKKARVEDALHATRAAVEEGIVPGGGVALIRSLSCLEKLSVADEERVGVNIVRRALEDPCRWIANNAGWEGSIVLDKIKNNKGSFGFNAASEEFEDLMKAGIVDPTKVVRTALQNAASVAGLLLTTEAMVAEKPDEKGGGPAMPGGGGMGGMGGMGGMM